From one uncultured Methanoregula sp. genomic stretch:
- a CDS encoding SDR family oxidoreductase, with the protein SGNSITLRLATVMGVSPRMRLDLLVNDFTYRAVNDRFLVLFEPHFKRNYVHVRDVAKAFTHGLDHFETMKGEPYNVGLSEANLSKWELCEEIKKQVPDFYFVEAKIGEDPDKRDYIVSNEKIEKTGFIPDYSLQQSIAELIKGYQIIKRDQFANV; encoded by the coding sequence ATCGGGCAACTCTATCACCCTCCGTCTTGCAACCGTTATGGGGGTAAGTCCCCGGATGCGGCTTGATCTCCTTGTGAATGATTTTACCTACAGGGCGGTAAATGACCGATTTTTGGTACTGTTTGAACCACATTTTAAGCGGAACTACGTTCATGTGAGAGATGTTGCGAAAGCATTTACTCACGGTCTGGATCATTTCGAGACGATGAAAGGCGAACCCTACAATGTGGGGTTAAGTGAAGCAAACTTAAGCAAGTGGGAGCTTTGCGAAGAGATCAAGAAGCAGGTTCCTGATTTTTATTTTGTCGAGGCCAAAATCGGAGAGGATCCAGATAAGCGCGACTATATTGTGAGCAATGAGAAAATTGAAAAGACCGGATTCATACCGGATTATTCATTGCAGCAGTCCATCGCAGAACTCATAAAAGGGTATCAGATTATCAAGAGAGACCAGTTTGCAAATGTATAA